The sequence AGCGGACATACATAAAAGCAATGGAGGCTTGCTACATCCCTTCGCTGTTTCCCATGCACTCCTCTGCCGTGCAGCGATACTCGGATTGGCATGCAGCTGAGGGTTGGTTGGACAGAGACAGAGCCACAGAGGATGAAAGTGAGACTGATGAGAGTTCGGACGAGGGTCTGATTGAGTGTAACGTCAGCAATGTGGACATCTCAGAAGAACTGCGGCAATACTTCGCCCAAACTGAGCAGCACAGGCAAAATCTCAAGATACAACAGGAGATGAACGCAGAGGAGCAGGAATCTTATGTACTGGCAGACGAAGACTTGCACCGGGTTTCCTGGAAAAGCGTACTGCCCCCTTCTGAACGTCCAGGAGAGTCGAGGGCTGTGGAAATGAAGAAACTTTATGGCAAAGATGCAGCAAAGATTCAAGGGATGGAGACCGCTATGCGGCTCACCTTTGACCGTAACTGTGACAGGAAGCAGCCCAAGTACTGGCCTGTTATACCACTCAACTTGTAAAAGGTTTTGTGAACTAGCCTGAACTTGGAACTAGACTATTTAGGttgatgtgtgtgcatgttttcttAGTTTCTGCATACCTTGCTTTGAAATGTTCATGAAAGATTTCAGTGTTTGTTGTAACTGattaataaaacattgcattaaataaaagcaatgtgtatgtttaATACTAATTGTTTTGCTTTCAGAAATTATTCAGTGTTGTAAACTGTACTTTGATTCTTGTTAAATCTTTAGATTAACCGATGTCTCTGCTGTAATCTTGCCATCAACGAGCCCACAAAATGTACCAAGATTTAGAAGACAAATGAGTTGCAGTTCGCTCATTATGATATCTTCAAGAAGACTTCAACCCTAATATATTTGTACATAGGTTATATATTGAAGTACGCTCCTAccacagtatttttgtatttggcaGCATCACAAATATGACAACAACCAAGATCCAGATGtgaagatttattataaaagttACCCAGTTAGACGATGCTAATTCTTTCACAATGCATATGAAATATTTGACACTAGGTCATATAACATTTAAGATATTTACAGATTCTAAAAGACAAATGCATCAACATATGAGAATAACCAAATCAATGATCATGTATAGTAATGCTCTCTCAGttaaatataaaagtatttttaaacaACTGAACAAAAGTTGAACAATATTCTAAGCACTTTAATTTCACAGCGAAGTGTGGCCTTCCCTTCATTTCAGAAAATACTTGACGCCATTGATGATACAGATTCTCCTTTGAAAGAAATGGGGAGTTCTTACAACATCTGATATCTGTTAAGATTTTTCCATCCTTCAAATGCTTACAAAAAAGTTATCTAATGGGACGTTTTTGACGTTAAGATGTTGCTTGAACCCAGACGGCCATCTAGGAGGATAACTTTGAGTCTTCACTACATGgagaaagcatttaaaaaaaggaaaaatctgGAACTTTAGTCAATGGTCTGAACGATGACAATTTGCGTGTGTTCCATCTCTGCAGTGGCTGGGATCTCATACTGTTCCACGACATAGCTCACTTGCTCGCCCGATTCTCCGTGCTGGATGAGGACTGGCGCTTCCCCCGATTCACTGTGCTGGAAGATCATGGAGGGTTGTGTTCCGTCTGCGTGCTGTATGATCATCTGAGGCTCTGCGGACTGCTGGATGATAAGTGAAGCTTCTTGGGGCAAAAGGGGCAATTGTGTTTCCATCTGGATTTCGTGATCTTGCGAATCGATGAGGGCAGAGCGCACCCGTGCAATCAGGCCTTGGTGGTCGATGGGGATGTTGAGAGCACACGGCTCGGTTTTTGTAGTTTGCTCTTGGTCAAGAAGAACTGTAAAGGTTTAAGATAGATTTTGATAAatcattttcatgaaattgagtgctattttttaaacagaaaatgtataaaggCATTACAATAACATACCATTGTGTTTTAAAACACTGTGTTTCTTCAAGCTATAAACATCTGCAAACATGTTTCCACACAGGTTACAATTTACTTTTCGTGAACCTATACATAAAAAGAACAAACAATTATACAGTTTTGCGATGTTCTTGCAAGGtttccattttttaaatatatactttgCTATAAATCACCATTGTGGATGTCCATATGCTTTCTAAGTTCAGCAGATGTTATGCAAGGTTTTCCACAGTCCAAGCAGATATAAGGAGTCACACCTGCCAATAAAAGGAAACAACAATACATAGTCCATTAACCTCCTGCATTAAACTGTAATGTGCATTTTATCTGGTAACATTCTATTCGTCCTCTACATAATCTTAATATTACTAAAGAACACAAATCTATATGAATTTCTCCCACACTCTTATATTCATGTATGGACAATTGTTTTAGGCAAGATGAAAGTAGGCAAAAGAAGCCCCATCAGACCCACCGGTGTGTTTCCTGGTGTGAGCGATGAGCGAGCTGGATACAGCAAAGGACATGCCGCAGGTGTCGCAGATGTACGGTTTCTCCCCCGTGTGGCGTCGCTTGTGGTACATCAAAGTGCTGGCCTGTGTAAAGCGCTTTCCACAATCTGCACATTCGTAAGGCTTCTCACCGCTGTGCTTCCTGAGAGCAGATGAGATATACAAAATCTTAAgacattattttcatttgatctcatatattattttatttaatgttaacaTACACACAAAGTAATCTATTAGTACAAGTATAAATTATGctaataaaatgtacaaatacgCACCTTATGTGTATTTTCAGATTGCTAGATGTGGCAAAAGCTGCACCGCAGAAATCACATTTGTGCGGCTTTTCTTCTCCGTGATGCATGCGGCAGTGATAGACCAGCTGACACTTCTGCGCAAAACGCGAGTCACAGGATGTGCAGGAGAAGGGCTTCTCACCTGAAAATAGTCTACATGAATCTCAAAACGAACAAACCGCAAACAAAGTTAACCTATTTACTTTCACACCTGTGTGTATGCGCATATGGGTCTTCAGCTGGTTGCCCTGTCGAAAGGAGCGGGTACAGAGCTGGCACTGGTATGGTTTGAGGCCCTTGTGTATACGCATGTGTCTGCGCAAGCTGCTCATTTCTGAAAAGAGGTTTCCACAGACGTTACAAATGGGCTTGAGCTTATCCTGCGAGGGCTTCACTTCCTCTTCTCCTGCCCAGTCTTCATTGTCATTGGGAAAGTCGTCATCGTCTCCTTCGTCGTCTTCCTCCTCATTACTGGCTTGGCTTTCCTTAAGCTTTTGGCTCAAGCTTCTCTTCCTCGTACTGGTGCGAACCTTCTTGGAAGGACTTGACTCTGCAGAATCTTCTGTAGCTTGAGAAGAACCTTCCTCGGtatcagcaggtttctcagaaCCTTCATCTGCTTCTTCTCCACCTTCCTCTGCTTCTGTTGGGGGCTTGGACCGAGGTCTTCCTCTTTTCCGCCCAGTACCTTCCTTTTCCTTCGTCTGTGCGGCTTCTGAACCTTCTTCAACATTGATAGTTTCTGCCTCTTCATTCGCTGTTTGGTTCTCTGTGGGTAGTGGCTTAGTCCGTGGTCTACCCCTCCCTCTTTTGATGACCACAACTTCCTCTGCATTCTCTTTTACATCAGCCATACTGCAGTCTTCATCACCAGCTTTGCTTTCATCTTCTCCGAGAACTTCTTCAGCTTCTTGATTGTCTCCATGTTCTTCATCTCCGCCTCCCTCTGCGTCAGCGGTGGTCTCGGGCATTTCAGAATCAGGCAGGGGCTTGATTCGTGGTCGACCTCTTTTGCGGACAGGGCTCTCACCCTCCACATCTTGTGTATCGGCAGAACCATCTTCAGCATTAGCAGAATCAGCTCTGTCAGCGGGCAATGGCCTAATCCGTGGGCGACCTCTTGGTCTTCCAGTTCCTCTCTCCATCACTCCGCCCACTGGACTAGTGGTTTGCTGTACTGATGAATGGTCAAGTGAATCAGAAGTCAAGGGCCTTATTCTTGGGCGACCTCTTGGTCTGCCCCTTCCTCTTCCTCTGCCCCTCTGAGCACTGATACTGTCCTTTTCAACATCATCCTCATAAAGCCTGGTTTTGGGTTTTCTATCTCTATTGCCAACCCGCTGGGAGGTCTGTTCACTAGAAGACTGGGCTTCATCGGTAGAGGCGGAGTCATCTTCATTAGACATCCCTTTCTTTAACCACTCCTCCTCTCGCTCCTCCACCTCTGAGATCGGCTCTAGAGGTTCATAATCATCTGGGCTCAAAGGAGATCGTGGATCTATATACTCTGTTTGCCTTATGGGTGAACCACCACTTTTCAACTCATCTGGGGTTAGGGAACAGCGAGCAACAACCTCAGGCATTCCAAGGTAGGTTGCAGCTTTTTGAACACTTTCAATTTCCTCCCTAGAGAGAGACAAGCATAGAAAGAGTCAGAAAATGTGAACAGTGTTTTTAGAGTGACTTACATCAGAACTGTGtgtacacatttttaatcaataacTTTTGAACGTTGTTTACCTTTGATAACTATCTATTTTCACTATAGATATAAATAAAGATGTATCACTATACTGtgtgttttaacatttttaagatgTCTTCATGGTTTTCCATGACCATACAAACtctgtatgtaaataaaaacaaataaagatgaCCATGAACTCACCTGTCCATGTTCAAGTCCCCTGTGTATATGTAAGTCAACAGTTTTTCAAACACTGTAACGTTCACCCAGTCTGGGTCCAGAGTTATGGAGGCATCTTCTTTTCCTGTGTAGATGCACTGGGTTGAGAAATACTCGCTGAAGGCCGCCAGGACATTATGATGTGCCTGGTATTGAGATTGTCCTATTACTATTGTGCAGTCACACAGAAAGCTTCTTTCTCGCTGCCTTTTCAGCTGCTCCAGAAGAAACTCACTATGTGTGATATGTGGCATGATGTGTGTGAGCAACCTGTAATGTCAAGAACATGTTACAATATTTACAACAGCGTAACATTTATATGACCGATTTGGCAAGTAATCCCTTGAAATTAagcatggttttactataataaagccAAGGTTAATATTGTAATGACATAGTTTTGACAgtaataaataagaaaaataacgTACCCCCtacatttatataggtttaTACCACACACCAAAACCTGTTTAAGTGGAAAAAGACATGCACCTAAAAATACGCATATAAGCATGTATATACACAACAGCTCATACATCTATGGAAAATTAGCTACTGTTTAGAATTGACTGCATCAagtatgaaaaataaaagttccCGCCCATTGCTCAAAAGTTAGTTGCAATAACGAGCTTGCTGGCATAATAACGCCGTTAAAACACTATTCAAAATAATATAAAGCATTTACtattttcatttgtaaatatgcaataaaaataacacaattcaCGAGTTTCGGGTGGATGCACAGAActaatatttgtcattttgacaTGCAAAACAAAGGGCTCTTATTTCGAAAATATGCTCGATCCGGTACAGCGCGAACCGCAATTCAAAGGTTAGGTCTATAAATGACCGATAGAGTAAAATGAACGGTGCAATAATTACTTAAATTGCATTCTAAATGGTTATAAAGATGCTttcgatttttaataaaaaatcaagTCTCACGTTTATTCGACAGTAGATTAAAATCTCTTTGCTTTGACGTCCATTTTCGTGGTCTTGAAGGGGACTCGGATGATGTCGTAATATCCGGTTTGAATTCTTTCCGGTGGCTCATCCAAACCGACACATTCTAATTGAATCCATTAGGTGGAGCCAGAGAGAAACATCTGgcatagaacacaaaatattatattattttttaataaataaaatattacttaataaatccagtttatattttgttattatttttggtATACAGGGATATTGACATCAGCGAGAACAGGGTAACTGACCAAAATAGCTGTGAATAAACTGGAATATATTTGTTTAGTGATAC comes from Triplophysa rosa linkage group LG23, Trosa_1v2, whole genome shotgun sequence and encodes:
- the gemin8 gene encoding gem-associated protein 8, whose protein sequence is MASQGAMEEWYANPVYARYWQHYKQAINWHKRHKRTYIKAMEACYIPSLFPMHSSAVQRYSDWHAAEGWLDRDRATEDESETDESSDEGLIECNVSNVDISEELRQYFAQTEQHRQNLKIQQEMNAEEQESYVLADEDLHRVSWKSVLPPSERPGESRAVEMKKLYGKDAAKIQGMETAMRLTFDRNCDRKQPKYWPVIPLNL
- the mynn gene encoding myoneurin isoform X1, with protein sequence MYELLCIYMLICVFLGACLFPLKQVLVCGINLYKCRGLLTHIMPHITHSEFLLEQLKRQRERSFLCDCTIVIGQSQYQAHHNVLAAFSEYFSTQCIYTGKEDASITLDPDWVNVTVFEKLLTYIYTGDLNMDREEIESVQKAATYLGMPEVVARCSLTPDELKSGGSPIRQTEYIDPRSPLSPDDYEPLEPISEVEEREEEWLKKGMSNEDDSASTDEAQSSSEQTSQRVGNRDRKPKTRLYEDDVEKDSISAQRGRGRGRGRPRGRPRIRPLTSDSLDHSSVQQTTSPVGGVMERGTGRPRGRPRIRPLPADRADSANAEDGSADTQDVEGESPVRKRGRPRIKPLPDSEMPETTADAEGGGDEEHGDNQEAEEVLGEDESKAGDEDCSMADVKENAEEVVVIKRGRGRPRTKPLPTENQTANEEAETINVEEGSEAAQTKEKEGTGRKRGRPRSKPPTEAEEGGEEADEGSEKPADTEEGSSQATEDSAESSPSKKVRTSTRKRSLSQKLKESQASNEEEDDEGDDDDFPNDNEDWAGEEEVKPSQDKLKPICNVCGNLFSEMSSLRRHMRIHKGLKPYQCQLCTRSFRQGNQLKTHMRIHTGEKPFSCTSCDSRFAQKCQLVYHCRMHHGEEKPHKCDFCGAAFATSSNLKIHIRKHSGEKPYECADCGKRFTQASTLMYHKRRHTGEKPYICDTCGMSFAVSSSLIAHTRKHTGVTPYICLDCGKPCITSAELRKHMDIHNGSRKVNCNLCGNMFADVYSLKKHSVLKHNVLLDQEQTTKTEPCALNIPIDHQGLIARVRSALIDSQDHEIQMETQLPLLPQEASLIIQQSAEPQMIIQHADGTQPSMIFQHSESGEAPVLIQHGESGEQVSYVVEQYEIPATAEMEHTQIVIVQTID
- the mynn gene encoding myoneurin isoform X2; this encodes MPHITHSEFLLEQLKRQRERSFLCDCTIVIGQSQYQAHHNVLAAFSEYFSTQCIYTGKEDASITLDPDWVNVTVFEKLLTYIYTGDLNMDREEIESVQKAATYLGMPEVVARCSLTPDELKSGGSPIRQTEYIDPRSPLSPDDYEPLEPISEVEEREEEWLKKGMSNEDDSASTDEAQSSSEQTSQRVGNRDRKPKTRLYEDDVEKDSISAQRGRGRGRGRPRGRPRIRPLTSDSLDHSSVQQTTSPVGGVMERGTGRPRGRPRIRPLPADRADSANAEDGSADTQDVEGESPVRKRGRPRIKPLPDSEMPETTADAEGGGDEEHGDNQEAEEVLGEDESKAGDEDCSMADVKENAEEVVVIKRGRGRPRTKPLPTENQTANEEAETINVEEGSEAAQTKEKEGTGRKRGRPRSKPPTEAEEGGEEADEGSEKPADTEEGSSQATEDSAESSPSKKVRTSTRKRSLSQKLKESQASNEEEDDEGDDDDFPNDNEDWAGEEEVKPSQDKLKPICNVCGNLFSEMSSLRRHMRIHKGLKPYQCQLCTRSFRQGNQLKTHMRIHTGEKPFSCTSCDSRFAQKCQLVYHCRMHHGEEKPHKCDFCGAAFATSSNLKIHIRKHSGEKPYECADCGKRFTQASTLMYHKRRHTGEKPYICDTCGMSFAVSSSLIAHTRKHTGVTPYICLDCGKPCITSAELRKHMDIHNGSRKVNCNLCGNMFADVYSLKKHSVLKHNVLLDQEQTTKTEPCALNIPIDHQGLIARVRSALIDSQDHEIQMETQLPLLPQEASLIIQQSAEPQMIIQHADGTQPSMIFQHSESGEAPVLIQHGESGEQVSYVVEQYEIPATAEMEHTQIVIVQTID